A segment of the Solea solea chromosome 14, fSolSol10.1, whole genome shotgun sequence genome:
atacactcacacagatacagactcaAGTGGGTTATTTTGCTGACCACTAACACTATTTTGAGATCAGCAGTAGGGGACTCATTGATAGACCCCTTGAAGTGACCCTCCATTACGTAGCTCCTGCCATTTACCTCCATATACAGCCTACAGCATGACCTCCATGTCTAGTCTCTTCTCCTTCACAAGCCCAGCAGTCAAACGCCTGCTTGGCTGGAAGCAgggggatgaggaggagaaatggGCAGAAAAGGCAGTGGATGCACTTGTCAAAAagctaaagaaaaagaaaggtgCCATGGAGGACCTGGAGAAAGCGCTGAGCTGCCCGGGACAGCCCAGCAAGTGTGTTACCATTCCAAGATCACTGGACGGTCGGCTACAAGTTTCCCACAGGAAAGGTTTGCCTCATGTCATCTACTGCCGTGTGTGGCGTTGGCCCGATCTCCAGTCCCACCACGAGCTCAAACCCTTGGAGGTGTGTGAGTACCCGTTTGGCTCAAAACAGAAGGAGGTCTGCATCAACCCATATCACTACAAGCGAGTGGAAAGCCCTGGTAGGTACTTTTGCTGTCAGGGTACATGTTCTTTGTTATACCAGGATGTTGTTTGATAAATACTTTCAAGAATGTTATTCTTCCAGCCTTTAATTTGCATGTTCAAATTTTAGTGCATAATGTTCATATTCACACACCTTTTGCTGagtaaaatacaagaaaaatataACTAGCATGGATATCTGCACATCCTTTAGCTAGAGCTCAAAGTAAAGCAGGGAGCTAGTAAACAAATCCACAAAGGTCAGAAGGCTGTCATCACACAGGCTTGTTTCACCCCACCCCCTCCATTTCACAGAAAATCAATATCACTAGCTCTTTTGGAGTCTTATTAGATTATATGCCTCAGGCTTTCCAGATAGGGTGTGGCATCAGAGAGTGGCTTACTAAATGCATAAACCACTCAGACTAAACTCCCAATGCTTTCTCATTACTActcccaccctccctccctccctccctccctccctccctccttctgtcacactcacacactgtatcACATACGTTTATGGACGACCCTGACATTGCACTGGTTTGGGATTGCCAGCACTGTATTGACTTGTTCATGGTTATGTATCACATATTGGCCTTAAGAGAGAAAGTACGAAACATGGTGCATGGCGTGTTTGTTGGTGGATGAAATTCATGGCTGTGGAAACGCATGCTATCCTTTTATGTTAAACTCTTCAATGTTGGGGTTGTATGTGTATTCTTTTTAACAATGCCGTTCTTTGTAAATGACATTAGCTCACTGTAAAATTGCTTCAATTGAATGCTTACACATGGTATCTTTGtattaaaatttaattttttattgtgGGAAGTGCGTCCTAAAACGGCTATGTAACTCATTATCTTAAGAAATGCGAAACACATGGTAGCACCACAGTGATTCACACAATTAGTTTGAcagttgtttttaagtgtttcaaTTGTAAAAATTTAAAGAGTGTGAGAAACGCTCACACTCTTTAATCAAACATTTCTGGTTTTATGGCTGTTGATCGAAAAccaatgtatttgaatacataaGCTTCTTTCGGACATACATTTGACTCAAATCTCTGTAGAGGTAATACTTGAGATTTCTTTAGAGATTCTCTTTCTAGCTCCATTGTGTTAATGAATAAATGCCACATGTCATGCTGGTTCTCTGGCCGTGATGTGTGTGATAAGCATTGCCACCTTacactaaaatgttttttttaattgataccACAAATGCTTTCCCCCTATTGTTTCAGTACATTTTTAACAAGCCAACCTTTTCACCCCTGTCTTAAATTTTTTGTGTCATCCAGTACTCCCTCCTGTCCTGGTACCACGGCACAGCGAGTTCAACCCACAGCACAGCTTGTTGGTACAGTTCCGTAACCTCACCCACAATGAGCCACACATGCCCCTGAATGCCACCTTTCCAGAGTCCTTCCAACAGCCCCACagtggtggtggcagcagcactggaggaggaggtggcggtGGCTCTTTTCCCATCTCTCCCAACTCGCCGTATCCTCCCTCTCCAGCCAGCAGTGGTACTTATCCAAACTCTCCTGCCAGCTCGGGGCCGTCCAGTCCATTCCAGCTCCCAGGTATGCTAAATAATCTCAGATTGCTTTAGTGCTCTCACCTTTTATTCAAAATTCTGAATGTTGAATGTAGAGTTCATGTTTGAATTGTATTCATGAATTCATGGTACTCTTGGtatcatgttttaaatacattacattttagttGAAAGCTGTTGGAGCTTCCTGCTGTTAACATTAATTTCTCATTCAGGGAATGTttattctgtctttctctgctgACTGATGTATGTCATGCTAATAATGTAACAATTAATAAAATTGTTAACAAAGGTAATGAACTATGAGTTTGTGGAGTATTAGGGAAGTGGCGTTGGCAGTGCAGGAAGGGTGGGAGTTATTTGAAAGAATTTACGGGTCATTATAAATTAATTTGAgaatcatttttatatattctttAAGTGACAGTCCTTGGGAAAGATGCCAGGCTATTGTGTTTTACTGTCATGTAGCCAACAAGGGCCAATTGTTGACAACACTGATCTCtggtgatttgtgtgttttaaagtaattttaAGTACAGAAATTGTTGCTCATAAGTTAGCGACCATGTGCCATCTTGTCCAAATTTTAATTTGCATCTTTCATGATGCTTGCTGAaatttttaaactgaatcattagtgTAGTAAAAAGTTAACCAAAACCAAATATTTCATTCTTTATCCTTACTAAAGTTCACATATATCAGTTTCATtgctttctgttctgttttataTACTGACTGAATTTATGCTGCTATAAATACCATTGACTGTTCctgtttatgttgtgtgtgtctgatgacAAGTGCTTTGTTCTGCTTCAGTCAAGATCTGCTGACACATCTGGTGGCTGCAGGCAGTTAAGCAGTACAAAATTCTTGGTGGCAATTTgggatttgtgtttatttgtattgaaATCCCTGACTATCATTGTCTACACTAATGCCACATAATTGTTGAAATTTCCTCTGTATGGCTTTTCTGCATTGTTTTGTGCCTCAGTGTGGACTAGAAAAGCTCTTATTTCACCTCTGCTGGGAATGTGCTAGCATGAGGCTTAGCAACTGAGGAATATATGTAATCTGACACCATTTCCGGGGTACAGATCCTGTGATGATTCTAGGGAGTCTAGGGagatgtgcgtgtgtttgtgcgtgcatGGAAGACCAtttgccaacaacaacaactggtcTCATCCTCACTAACtgctcatttaatgtttcagcTGACACCCCACCCCCAGCCTACATGCCCCCTGATGAGCAGCTGGGCCAGGAGAGCCAGTCCATGGAAACCAGCAGCAGCCTGGTGCCACAGAACATGCCCAGAGGAGGTGAGAAAATGCCACATATAGACTTGACAGTAACACCTTGCCAGAAAACACAGTGCTCAATATtgaaaagattaaataaaaatgattttctttttcttcttgaaATATTTGTGCCTAAACATCTGTGCTCTGTGTAATCAGGTTACGTCGTTGCTTTGCTGCAAAATTAGAGCCAGTTCCAGCTATTTTTGCTGGACTGTCCTGCTTTCAATGTTTTTGGATTTTCTGTCAGACTTTTTCTTATGAACATGTCGTCACAGTTTATGCCTTGAAGGAATTTCATTTGCTGTCTGTCCATTTTGATCATAGCACAAAATGGACAGACAGCATagcatggatttttttttaatgtattaattaTAGCCCAAGTGGATCTTAATGCAGATTGCAGTTTGGATGGATCCCAAACTTGCATACCAATACTCCCCTCAAGTAATTGCATAGTAATTATGACAAATGGTTaagatttttctttctgtgattAGCACCACTTGtgctcatgtttttttccctcaaatCATCATCTTAAATTTGCCAAGTTAAATTTTATTAATAGTATGCCATTCTTTTTCAGTTATCAATTTTTGTTCTACAGTActtgattgattaataattgaccTATTATTAATTTTCAGACCGATATTGGTGTTGTTTTGCTTAAAAATCCTAATAGAATTCTAATAGAACTAAATAGGACATCTCTAAGATGCTGCTGCGGCTTCCTTTGCCAAAGTCACTTATGGTGTTTCCACCAttcagttctagcacgacttggcaacatttagcaaggaaatgtctaaaatctcaatatttaacagaggagtctggtgtatttattgatagcGCTGCTGGAAGCCTGTGATCGTGAgccatatttcagttc
Coding sequences within it:
- the smad5 gene encoding mothers against decapentaplegic homolog 5 — protein: MTSMSSLFSFTSPAVKRLLGWKQGDEEEKWAEKAVDALVKKLKKKKGAMEDLEKALSCPGQPSKCVTIPRSLDGRLQVSHRKGLPHVIYCRVWRWPDLQSHHELKPLEVCEYPFGSKQKEVCINPYHYKRVESPVLPPVLVPRHSEFNPQHSLLVQFRNLTHNEPHMPLNATFPESFQQPHSGGGSSTGGGGGGGSFPISPNSPYPPSPASSGTYPNSPASSGPSSPFQLPADTPPPAYMPPDEQLGQESQSMETSSSLVPQNMPRGDVQPVEYEEPSHWCSIVYYELNNRVGEAYHASSTSVLVDGFTDPSNNKNRFCLGLLSNVNRNSTIENTRRHIGKGVHLYYVGGEVYAECLSDTSIFVQSRNCNYHHSFHPTTVCKIPSGCSLKIFNNQEFAQLLAQSVNHGFEAVYELTKMCTIRMSFVKGWGAEYHRQDVTSTPCWIEVHLHGPLQWLDKVLTQMGSPLNPISSVS